A genome region from Glycine max cultivar Williams 82 chromosome 5, Glycine_max_v4.0, whole genome shotgun sequence includes the following:
- the LOC100794454 gene encoding potassium transporter 10 isoform X1 produces MGSRVDTDEDSDNRGSMWDLDQKLDQPMDEEAGRLRNMYREKFLLVQKSSALLLLRLAFQSLGVVYGDLGTSPLYVFYNTFPNGVKDEEDVIGALSLIIYSLTLVPLLKYVFVVLRANDNGQGGTFALYSLLCRHAKIKTIPNQHRTDEDLTTYSRSTFHEKSFAAKTKRWLEEQESAKRAILILVLVGTCMVIGDGILTPAISVLSAVGGIKVNQPRMSSGVVVLVAVVILVGFFSMQHYGTDRVSWLFAPIVLLWFLLIGGIGIFNIWKYGSGVLKAFSPVYIYRYFRRGGKEGWTSLGGIMLSITGTEALFADLAHFPVSAVQLAFTLVVFPCLLLAYSGQAAYLMNNLTHSQDAFYRSIPDRIYWPVFIVATLAAVVASQATITATFSIIKQALALGSFPRVKVVYTSKKFLGQIYVPDINWILMILCIAVTAGFENQNQIGNAYGTAVVIVMLVTTILMILIMILVWRCHWILVLVFTGLSLIVECTYFSSVLFKVDQGGWVPLAIAGAFLIIMSVWHYGTVKRYEFEMHSKVSMAWILGLGPSLGLVRVPGIGLVYTELASGVPHIFSHFITNLPAIHSVVVFVCVKYLPVYTVPEEERFLVKRIGPKNFHIFRCVARYGYKDLHKKDDDFEKKLFENLFTFVRLESMMEGCSDSDEYSLYGQKIEHPRDGLLHNNGSTVSSNMDLTMSSVDSIVPVRSPHHMNITVRSSGQTSSQTEVDEFEFLNTCRDAGVVHILGNTVVRARRESRFYKKIAVDYIYAFLRKICRENSVIFNVPHESLLNVGQIFYV; encoded by the exons ATGGGTTCGAGAGTAGATACTGATGAAGATAGTGATAACAGAGGTAGTATGTGGGATTTGGATCAGAAGCTTGACCAGCCTATGGATGAAGAGGCAGGAAGGCTCAGAAATATGTACAGAGAAAAA TTTTTACTTGTTCAGAAATCTTCAGCATTGTTGCTTCTGCGGCTAGCATTTCAGAGTCTTGGTGTGGTTTATGGAGACTTGGGCACTTCACCCTTGTATGTTTTCTACAATACATTTCCTAATGGAGTGAAAGATGAGGAGGATGTAATTGGAGCGCTTTCTTTGATTATCTACTCTCTTACCTTGGTGCCACTCctcaaatatgtttttgttgtattAAGAGCAAATGACAATGGCCAAG GTGGAACATTTGCGCTTTATTCCTTGCTTTGCCGGCATGCAAAGATAAAAACCATTCCTAACCAGCATCGAACCGATGAAGACCTAACGACATATAGTCGGTCTACCTTCCATGAAAAATCTTTTGCTGCAAAAACCAAAAGATGGTTAGAGGAACAAGAATCTGCGAAAAGAGCCATTCTTATTCTTGTCCTTGTTGGCACCTGTATGGTTATTGGAGATGGGATTCTTACCCCGGCTATATCTG TTTTATCAGCTGTTGGTGGCATCAAGGTAAATCAGCCTCGGATGAGTAGTG GTGTAGTAGTGCTGGTTGCTGTGGTAATATTAGTTGGGTTCTTCAGCATGCAACATTATGGCACAGATAGAGTTAGTTGGCTCTTTGCTCCAATTGTCCTTCTTTGGTTTCTCCTAATTGGAGGTATAGGTATATTTAACATCTGGAAGTATGGAAGCGGTGTTCTAAAAGCTTTTTCTCCGGTGTATATATATCGCTATTTTAGAAGAGGAGGAAAGGAAGGATGGACTTCCCTTGGTGGGATCATGCTCAGCATAACTG GGACAGAAGCTCTTTTTGCTGACCTAGCCCATTTTCCAGTCTCAGCTGTACAGCTTGCATTTACTCTAGTTGTGTTTCCTTGCCTTCTTTTAGCCTATTCTGGTCAAGCTGCTTACCTTATGAATAACTTGACCCATTCACAAGATGCTTTTTATCGTTCAATTCCAG ATAGAATATATTGGCCAGTATTTATTGTTGCAACATTGGCAGCCGTAGTTGCAAGCCAGGCTACAATAACTGCAACTTTTTCAATTATTAAGCAAGCCCTTGCTCTTGGATCTTTCCCTAGAGTTAAAGTTGTGTATACATCAAAGAAATTTCTTGGCCAGATATATGTTCCAGATATTAATTGGATCCTTATGATTCTTTGCATTGCTGTTACGGCTGGGTTCGAAAATCAAAACCAGATTGGAAATGCATATG GTACTGCAGTTGTTATAGTCATGCTGGTTACAACGATCCTTATGATTTTAATCATGATACTAGTGTGGCGCTGCCATTGGATTCTCGTCCTCGTCTTCACTGGCTTATCATTGATTGTGGAATGCACATACTTCTCCTCAGTACTCTTCAAAGTTGATCAAGGTGGGTGGGTTCCACTTGCCATTGCTGGAgcatttcttattattatgtCTGTTTGGCATTACGGCACCGTGAAACGGTATGAGTTTGAAATGCATAGTAAGGTCTCAATGGCATGGATTCTTGGTCTTGGCCCAAGTTTAGGACTTGTTCGTGTCCCCGGAATTGGACTAGTCTACACAGAACTTGCAAGTGGAGTGCCCCAcattttttctcatttcatCACCAACCTACCAGCCATTCATTCCGTTGTTGTTTTTGTATGTGTGAAGTACCTTCCTGTCTACACAGTCCCAGAAGAAGAACGATTCCTTGTCAAGAGGATTGGACCTAAGAATTTCCACATCTTTCGATGTGTGGCACGGTATGGCTATAAAGATCTGCACAAGAAAGATGATGATTTTGAGAAAAAACTCTTTGAGAACCTTTTCACATTCGTTCGGCTTGAGTCTATGATGGAAGGATGTTCAGATTCAGATGAATACAGCTTATATGGACAGAAAATAGAGCATCCAAGAGATGGCCTTTTGCATAACAATGGAAGCACAGTTTCTTCCAATATGGATTTAACAATGTCCTCAGTAGATTCAATAGTACCAGTTAGATCACCGCATCACATGAATATTACTGTCAGGTCTTCTGGTCAAACAAGCAGCCAGACCGAAGTTGacgaatttgaatttttgaataCCTGCAGGGATGCTGGGGTGGTTCACATACTAGGAAACACAGTTGTGAGGGCAAGGAGAGAATCAAGGTTCTACAAGAAAATAGCTGTTGATTATATTTATGCATTTCTTAGGAAGATATGCAGGGAAAATAGTGTAATCTTCAATGTCCCTCATGAGAGTCTCTTAAATGTTGGCCAGATTTTCTATGTATAG
- the LOC100794454 gene encoding potassium transporter 10 isoform X2, translating into MGSRVDTDEDSDNRGSMWDLDQKLDQPMDEEAGRLRNMYREKKSSALLLLRLAFQSLGVVYGDLGTSPLYVFYNTFPNGVKDEEDVIGALSLIIYSLTLVPLLKYVFVVLRANDNGQGGTFALYSLLCRHAKIKTIPNQHRTDEDLTTYSRSTFHEKSFAAKTKRWLEEQESAKRAILILVLVGTCMVIGDGILTPAISVLSAVGGIKVNQPRMSSGVVVLVAVVILVGFFSMQHYGTDRVSWLFAPIVLLWFLLIGGIGIFNIWKYGSGVLKAFSPVYIYRYFRRGGKEGWTSLGGIMLSITGTEALFADLAHFPVSAVQLAFTLVVFPCLLLAYSGQAAYLMNNLTHSQDAFYRSIPDRIYWPVFIVATLAAVVASQATITATFSIIKQALALGSFPRVKVVYTSKKFLGQIYVPDINWILMILCIAVTAGFENQNQIGNAYGTAVVIVMLVTTILMILIMILVWRCHWILVLVFTGLSLIVECTYFSSVLFKVDQGGWVPLAIAGAFLIIMSVWHYGTVKRYEFEMHSKVSMAWILGLGPSLGLVRVPGIGLVYTELASGVPHIFSHFITNLPAIHSVVVFVCVKYLPVYTVPEEERFLVKRIGPKNFHIFRCVARYGYKDLHKKDDDFEKKLFENLFTFVRLESMMEGCSDSDEYSLYGQKIEHPRDGLLHNNGSTVSSNMDLTMSSVDSIVPVRSPHHMNITVRSSGQTSSQTEVDEFEFLNTCRDAGVVHILGNTVVRARRESRFYKKIAVDYIYAFLRKICRENSVIFNVPHESLLNVGQIFYV; encoded by the exons ATGGGTTCGAGAGTAGATACTGATGAAGATAGTGATAACAGAGGTAGTATGTGGGATTTGGATCAGAAGCTTGACCAGCCTATGGATGAAGAGGCAGGAAGGCTCAGAAATATGTACAGAGAAAAA AAATCTTCAGCATTGTTGCTTCTGCGGCTAGCATTTCAGAGTCTTGGTGTGGTTTATGGAGACTTGGGCACTTCACCCTTGTATGTTTTCTACAATACATTTCCTAATGGAGTGAAAGATGAGGAGGATGTAATTGGAGCGCTTTCTTTGATTATCTACTCTCTTACCTTGGTGCCACTCctcaaatatgtttttgttgtattAAGAGCAAATGACAATGGCCAAG GTGGAACATTTGCGCTTTATTCCTTGCTTTGCCGGCATGCAAAGATAAAAACCATTCCTAACCAGCATCGAACCGATGAAGACCTAACGACATATAGTCGGTCTACCTTCCATGAAAAATCTTTTGCTGCAAAAACCAAAAGATGGTTAGAGGAACAAGAATCTGCGAAAAGAGCCATTCTTATTCTTGTCCTTGTTGGCACCTGTATGGTTATTGGAGATGGGATTCTTACCCCGGCTATATCTG TTTTATCAGCTGTTGGTGGCATCAAGGTAAATCAGCCTCGGATGAGTAGTG GTGTAGTAGTGCTGGTTGCTGTGGTAATATTAGTTGGGTTCTTCAGCATGCAACATTATGGCACAGATAGAGTTAGTTGGCTCTTTGCTCCAATTGTCCTTCTTTGGTTTCTCCTAATTGGAGGTATAGGTATATTTAACATCTGGAAGTATGGAAGCGGTGTTCTAAAAGCTTTTTCTCCGGTGTATATATATCGCTATTTTAGAAGAGGAGGAAAGGAAGGATGGACTTCCCTTGGTGGGATCATGCTCAGCATAACTG GGACAGAAGCTCTTTTTGCTGACCTAGCCCATTTTCCAGTCTCAGCTGTACAGCTTGCATTTACTCTAGTTGTGTTTCCTTGCCTTCTTTTAGCCTATTCTGGTCAAGCTGCTTACCTTATGAATAACTTGACCCATTCACAAGATGCTTTTTATCGTTCAATTCCAG ATAGAATATATTGGCCAGTATTTATTGTTGCAACATTGGCAGCCGTAGTTGCAAGCCAGGCTACAATAACTGCAACTTTTTCAATTATTAAGCAAGCCCTTGCTCTTGGATCTTTCCCTAGAGTTAAAGTTGTGTATACATCAAAGAAATTTCTTGGCCAGATATATGTTCCAGATATTAATTGGATCCTTATGATTCTTTGCATTGCTGTTACGGCTGGGTTCGAAAATCAAAACCAGATTGGAAATGCATATG GTACTGCAGTTGTTATAGTCATGCTGGTTACAACGATCCTTATGATTTTAATCATGATACTAGTGTGGCGCTGCCATTGGATTCTCGTCCTCGTCTTCACTGGCTTATCATTGATTGTGGAATGCACATACTTCTCCTCAGTACTCTTCAAAGTTGATCAAGGTGGGTGGGTTCCACTTGCCATTGCTGGAgcatttcttattattatgtCTGTTTGGCATTACGGCACCGTGAAACGGTATGAGTTTGAAATGCATAGTAAGGTCTCAATGGCATGGATTCTTGGTCTTGGCCCAAGTTTAGGACTTGTTCGTGTCCCCGGAATTGGACTAGTCTACACAGAACTTGCAAGTGGAGTGCCCCAcattttttctcatttcatCACCAACCTACCAGCCATTCATTCCGTTGTTGTTTTTGTATGTGTGAAGTACCTTCCTGTCTACACAGTCCCAGAAGAAGAACGATTCCTTGTCAAGAGGATTGGACCTAAGAATTTCCACATCTTTCGATGTGTGGCACGGTATGGCTATAAAGATCTGCACAAGAAAGATGATGATTTTGAGAAAAAACTCTTTGAGAACCTTTTCACATTCGTTCGGCTTGAGTCTATGATGGAAGGATGTTCAGATTCAGATGAATACAGCTTATATGGACAGAAAATAGAGCATCCAAGAGATGGCCTTTTGCATAACAATGGAAGCACAGTTTCTTCCAATATGGATTTAACAATGTCCTCAGTAGATTCAATAGTACCAGTTAGATCACCGCATCACATGAATATTACTGTCAGGTCTTCTGGTCAAACAAGCAGCCAGACCGAAGTTGacgaatttgaatttttgaataCCTGCAGGGATGCTGGGGTGGTTCACATACTAGGAAACACAGTTGTGAGGGCAAGGAGAGAATCAAGGTTCTACAAGAAAATAGCTGTTGATTATATTTATGCATTTCTTAGGAAGATATGCAGGGAAAATAGTGTAATCTTCAATGTCCCTCATGAGAGTCTCTTAAATGTTGGCCAGATTTTCTATGTATAG